The Thermobispora bispora DSM 43833 genome window below encodes:
- a CDS encoding nuclease-related domain-containing protein, which translates to MGTGASSDNGNDTPPIWGGGDQSPGPSRRPEPKGPLAHVPIGRVSAQSLLSDPRYRHLRRRVILALAVGIVVWLLLQSWRVGVTAAIIAAIADAIQQARMDSSIPAWRRASSAERRTEHQLRRLERKGYRTLHARAIPNSDAQIDHLVIGPTGVYAVDSEKWDRRLPVRAQGHRKLFHGPFNKKDRLNEARWEAQQASELISRELGREITVIPSLAIYGPPVPWRTLTIRDVDVFSGGFVRKWITKRERSLTPDEIDAIYRAAERVLPPRYPVDPAPSSRTVGNMSR; encoded by the coding sequence GTGGGAACCGGTGCGTCGTCCGACAACGGCAACGACACGCCGCCGATCTGGGGCGGCGGCGATCAGTCGCCCGGCCCGTCTCGCCGGCCGGAGCCGAAGGGCCCGCTCGCGCACGTGCCGATCGGGCGGGTGTCCGCGCAGAGCCTGCTGAGCGACCCGAGGTACCGTCACCTGCGCCGCCGCGTGATCCTCGCGCTCGCGGTCGGGATCGTCGTGTGGCTCCTGCTGCAGAGCTGGCGGGTCGGCGTCACCGCGGCGATCATCGCGGCGATCGCGGACGCGATCCAGCAGGCGCGGATGGACTCGTCGATCCCCGCCTGGCGGCGCGCGTCCTCGGCCGAGCGGCGCACCGAGCACCAGCTCCGGCGGCTGGAGCGGAAGGGCTACCGCACCCTCCACGCCCGGGCCATCCCCAACAGCGACGCCCAGATCGACCACCTCGTCATCGGCCCCACCGGGGTGTACGCGGTGGACTCCGAGAAGTGGGACCGGCGCCTCCCCGTCCGGGCCCAGGGCCACCGCAAGCTGTTCCACGGCCCGTTCAACAAGAAGGACCGGCTCAACGAGGCCCGCTGGGAGGCCCAGCAGGCGAGCGAGCTGATCAGCCGGGAGCTCGGCCGGGAGATCACGGTCATCCCCTCCCTGGCGATCTACGGGCCGCCGGTCCCGTGGCGGACGCTCACCATCCGGGACGTGGACGTCTTCTCGGGCGGCTTCGTCCGCAAGTGGATCACCAAGCGGGAGAGGTCCCTCACCCCGGACGAGATCGACGCCATCTACCGCGCCGCCGAACGGGTGCTGCCGCCCCGCTACCCGGTGGACCCGGCGCCGTCGTCTCGAACCGTGGGCAACATGTCTCGATAG
- a CDS encoding amidase translates to MAQIHDLTALEQAQAVRSKELSPVEITEHYLERIERLDRELGAFVTVTAERALDQAREQEARVLREPPEDLPPLLGVPVPIKDLNLVKDVPIYFGSATYEGFVAPVDDAVVERLREAGTIMVGKTNTPEFGLPCYTEPAVCPPARTPWDLSRSAGGSSGGAAAAVAGGLAPVAHGSDGAGSIRIPASACGLYGIKPSRGRISSGPIIPDLAGFSTNGPISRTVADAAALLDAMAHNNPGDHYWAPPPKLGSFSAYVGREPGRLRIARHATPAVPEAEVHPDVLAAYEKATELLVSLGHEVEEVTPPFGAETVPEFVKMWYTFACMHPVAKENEHKLRPITAWLRERGHAVTAPEFLQAQASLQLTTRLALQATDAYDAVLTPTLTQPPVPIGWFEEGDDPEQTFERMKRFAPFTAVYNVSGQPAVNLPLHWTDEGLPIGVMLAGRFGDEGTLISLSAQIEAAVGGFWGDRRPSVW, encoded by the coding sequence GTGGCACAGATTCACGATCTCACCGCCCTCGAACAGGCACAAGCGGTCCGGTCGAAAGAGCTCTCACCCGTCGAGATAACCGAGCATTACCTGGAGCGGATCGAACGCCTCGACCGTGAGCTCGGCGCGTTCGTCACCGTCACCGCGGAGCGGGCCCTGGATCAGGCGCGCGAGCAGGAGGCGCGCGTGCTCCGCGAGCCGCCGGAGGACCTCCCCCCGCTGCTCGGCGTACCCGTGCCGATCAAGGACCTCAACCTCGTCAAGGACGTGCCGATCTACTTCGGCTCGGCCACGTACGAGGGGTTCGTGGCGCCCGTGGACGACGCGGTGGTGGAGCGGCTCCGCGAGGCCGGGACGATCATGGTGGGCAAGACCAACACCCCCGAGTTCGGCCTGCCCTGCTACACCGAGCCCGCGGTGTGCCCTCCGGCGCGCACGCCCTGGGACCTCTCCCGTTCGGCGGGCGGGTCGAGCGGGGGAGCGGCGGCTGCGGTCGCCGGCGGGCTCGCCCCGGTCGCGCACGGGAGCGACGGCGCCGGTTCGATCCGCATCCCCGCCTCGGCCTGCGGGCTGTACGGCATCAAGCCCAGCCGGGGCCGGATCTCCTCCGGCCCGATCATCCCCGACCTGGCCGGTTTCTCCACCAACGGCCCCATCTCCCGGACCGTCGCGGACGCGGCCGCGCTCCTCGACGCCATGGCGCACAACAACCCCGGCGACCACTACTGGGCGCCGCCGCCGAAGCTCGGCTCCTTCTCCGCCTACGTGGGCCGGGAGCCGGGCCGGCTGAGGATCGCCCGCCACGCCACGCCCGCGGTCCCCGAGGCCGAGGTCCACCCCGACGTGCTCGCCGCCTATGAGAAGGCCACCGAGCTGCTGGTCTCGCTCGGGCACGAGGTCGAGGAGGTCACCCCGCCGTTCGGCGCGGAGACCGTGCCGGAGTTCGTGAAGATGTGGTACACGTTCGCCTGCATGCACCCGGTGGCCAAGGAGAACGAGCACAAGCTGCGGCCGATCACCGCCTGGCTGCGGGAGCGCGGGCACGCCGTGACGGCCCCCGAGTTCCTGCAGGCGCAGGCCTCGCTCCAGCTCACCACCCGGCTGGCCCTGCAGGCGACCGACGCCTACGACGCGGTGCTCACCCCGACCCTCACCCAGCCGCCGGTGCCGATCGGCTGGTTCGAGGAGGGGGACGACCCGGAGCAGACCTTCGAGCGGATGAAGCGGTTCGCGCCGTTCACCGCGGTGTACAACGTCAGCGGCCAGCCCGCGGTCAACCTCCCGCTGCACTGGACCGACGAAGGGCTGCCCATCGGGGTCATGCTCGCCGGGCGGTTCGGGGACGAGGGCACCCTCATCTCGCTGTCGGCGCAGATCGAGGCGGCCGTCGGCGGCTTCTGGGGAGACCGGCGCCCGTCGGTCTGGTGA
- the pepN gene encoding aminopeptidase N, whose product MAGNLTRDEARERARLLKVHSYQVELDLTEGEERFESITTVTFTCNRPGADTFIDLAGAKVRKVELNGRELDVRAYDAERGRFPLPDLAEHNVLRIDADASYMRTGEGLHRFVDPVDGEIYLHSQFETADAHRMYACFDQPDLKATFELTVLAPSHWEVVSNNPPDSIEELEEHRGRHGTLQAAKRWHFPPTPPISTYITALIAGPYAVVRDEHDGIPLGIYVRRSLAQYLDADNIFQVTKQGFDFFHRVFGLRYPFKKYDQLFVPEFNAGAMENAGAVTFLEDYVFRSRVTDAMVERRAETILHEMAHMWFGDLVTMRWWDDLWLNESFATYMSVLCQAEATRWGKGAWTTFANVEKAWAYRQDQLPSTHPIAADIPDIRSVEVNFDGITYAKGASVLKQLVAYVGLDNFLAGVRDYFNEHKWGNTTLQDLLTALERTSGRDLSSWSKEWLETAGVNTLRPSFTLDDEGRFASFEVLQEAPAEHPTLRSHRIAIGLYSMQDGVLKRTKRVELDVTGARTAVPELVGERRPDLVLVNDDDLTYAKIRLDDHSLATLVNGGITAFEDSLPRALCWAAAWDMTRDAEMATRDYVKLVTSGIDSVRDITVVQSVLRQARQAVQQYADPAWRATGLAELASALRRLIASAAPGSDHQLAYVNALAAVATSPEDLAFLRGILDGTSVPEGLTVDTDLRWTLTHALVVGGVLGEADIDAELARDATATGERSAAMCRAAIPTPEAKERAWASIIGGRLSNAVLRSTILGFVDPHHVELLEPYAEKYFAEVDRIWREWTSDSAQNFVVGCYPALLIRPETVQRTHEHIERAQPPAALRRLLLEGADGISRALRAQAKDAAAA is encoded by the coding sequence GTGGCAGGCAATCTGACACGTGACGAGGCACGGGAACGGGCCCGGTTGCTGAAGGTCCACTCCTACCAGGTCGAGCTCGACCTGACCGAGGGTGAGGAGCGGTTCGAGAGCATCACCACGGTCACCTTCACCTGCAACCGGCCGGGCGCGGACACCTTCATCGACCTGGCCGGCGCCAAAGTGCGCAAGGTCGAGCTGAACGGCAGAGAGCTCGACGTCCGCGCCTACGACGCGGAACGGGGACGCTTCCCGCTGCCGGACCTCGCCGAGCACAACGTGCTGCGCATCGACGCCGACGCCTCCTACATGCGCACCGGCGAGGGTCTGCACCGTTTCGTCGACCCGGTGGACGGCGAGATCTACCTGCACAGCCAGTTCGAGACGGCCGACGCGCACCGGATGTACGCCTGCTTCGACCAGCCCGACCTCAAGGCGACGTTCGAGCTGACCGTGCTCGCGCCGTCCCACTGGGAGGTGGTATCCAACAACCCGCCGGACTCGATCGAGGAGCTGGAGGAGCACCGCGGCCGGCACGGCACCCTCCAGGCCGCCAAGCGCTGGCACTTCCCGCCGACGCCGCCGATCTCGACGTACATCACCGCCCTGATCGCCGGGCCGTACGCGGTCGTGCGGGACGAGCACGACGGCATCCCGCTCGGCATCTACGTGCGGCGGTCGCTCGCCCAGTACCTCGACGCCGACAACATCTTCCAGGTCACCAAGCAGGGCTTCGACTTCTTCCACCGGGTCTTCGGGCTGCGGTACCCGTTCAAGAAGTACGACCAGCTCTTCGTGCCCGAGTTCAACGCCGGCGCCATGGAGAACGCGGGCGCGGTCACCTTCCTGGAGGACTACGTCTTCCGGTCCCGGGTCACCGACGCGATGGTGGAGCGGCGCGCCGAGACCATCCTCCACGAGATGGCGCACATGTGGTTCGGCGATCTCGTCACCATGCGCTGGTGGGACGACCTCTGGCTGAACGAGTCCTTCGCGACCTACATGTCCGTGCTCTGCCAGGCCGAGGCCACCCGCTGGGGCAAGGGCGCGTGGACGACGTTCGCCAACGTGGAGAAGGCGTGGGCGTACCGGCAGGACCAGCTCCCGTCCACCCACCCGATCGCGGCGGACATCCCGGACATCCGGTCCGTCGAGGTCAACTTCGACGGCATCACGTACGCCAAGGGCGCCTCGGTGCTCAAGCAGCTCGTCGCCTACGTCGGCCTGGACAACTTCCTCGCCGGCGTGCGCGACTACTTCAACGAGCACAAGTGGGGCAACACCACCCTGCAGGACCTGCTGACCGCCCTCGAGCGCACCTCGGGCCGGGACCTGAGCTCCTGGTCGAAGGAGTGGCTCGAGACCGCGGGGGTGAACACCCTGCGGCCGTCGTTCACCCTCGACGATGAGGGCCGGTTCGCCTCCTTCGAGGTGCTCCAGGAGGCCCCGGCGGAGCACCCGACGCTCCGCTCGCACCGGATCGCCATCGGCCTCTACTCGATGCAGGACGGCGTGCTGAAGCGGACCAAGCGGGTGGAGCTCGACGTGACCGGCGCCCGCACCGCCGTGCCCGAGCTCGTCGGCGAGCGCCGGCCCGACCTGGTGCTCGTCAACGACGACGACCTCACCTACGCGAAGATCCGGCTGGACGACCACTCGCTCGCCACCCTGGTGAACGGCGGGATCACCGCGTTCGAGGACTCGCTCCCCCGCGCCCTGTGCTGGGCGGCCGCGTGGGACATGACCCGCGACGCGGAGATGGCCACCCGGGACTACGTCAAGCTGGTCACCTCGGGCATCGACTCGGTGCGCGACATCACGGTGGTGCAGAGCGTGCTGCGCCAGGCCCGGCAGGCCGTCCAGCAGTACGCCGACCCGGCGTGGCGGGCGACCGGCCTGGCCGAGCTCGCCTCCGCGCTGCGCCGCCTGATCGCGTCGGCCGCCCCGGGCTCAGACCACCAGCTCGCGTACGTCAACGCCCTCGCCGCGGTCGCCACCTCCCCGGAGGACCTCGCCTTCCTGCGGGGCATCCTCGACGGCACCTCCGTGCCCGAGGGCCTCACCGTCGACACCGACCTGCGCTGGACCCTCACCCACGCGCTGGTCGTCGGCGGCGTGCTCGGCGAGGCGGACATCGACGCCGAGCTGGCCAGGGACGCCACCGCGACCGGTGAGCGCTCGGCCGCGATGTGCCGGGCCGCGATCCCCACGCCCGAGGCCAAGGAGCGGGCCTGGGCCTCGATCATCGGCGGCAGGCTGAGCAACGCGGTGCTGCGCTCCACGATCCTCGGGTTCGTCGACCCCCACCACGTCGAGCTGCTCGAGCCGTACGCGGAGAAGTACTTCGCGGAGGTCGACCGGATCTGGCGCGAGTGGACCTCGGACTCGGCGCAGAACTTCGTGGTCGGGTGCTACCCGGCGCTGCTCATCCGGCCGGAGACGGTGCAGCGGACGCACGAGCACATCGAGCGCGCCCAGCCGCCGGCGGCGCTGCGGCGGCTGCTGCTCGAGGGCGCCGACGGGATCAGCCGGGCGCTGCGCGCCCAGGCCAAGGACGCCGCCGCGGCTTGA